A single Equus quagga isolate Etosha38 chromosome 8, UCLA_HA_Equagga_1.0, whole genome shotgun sequence DNA region contains:
- the LOC124243889 gene encoding cationic trypsin-3-like, producing the protein MKLLIFLALLGAAVASSTDDDDKIVGGYTCQANSVPYQVSLNVGYHICGGSLISNQWVVSAAHCYQSRFQVRLGEHNIAVTEGNEQFINSAKVIRHPSYNSRTYDNDILLIKLSSPASINSKVSAISLPASFPAAGSQCLISGWGNTLSSGSNYPNLLQCLNAPILSDSSCRSSYPNQITSNMFCAGFLEGGKDSCQGDSGGPVACSGVLQGIVSWGYGCAQRNKPGVYTKVYNYVNWIRQTIAAN; encoded by the exons ATGAAGCTCTTGATCTTTCTTGCTCTCCTGGGAGCTGCTG TTGCTTCCTCCACTGACGATGATGACAAGATTGTCGGGGGCTACACCTGTCAGGCGAATTCTGTGCCCTACCAGGTGTCTCTGAACGTCGGCTACCACATCTGCGGTGGCTCACTCATCAGTAACCAGTGGGTTGTGTCTGCTGCTCACTGCTACCAGTC CCGATTCCAGGTGCGTCTGGGAGAACACAACATTGCAGTCACTGAGGGCAATGAGCAATTCATTAATTCAGCCAAGGTCATCCGCCACCCCAGCTACAATTCAAGGACCTACGATAATGACATCCTGCTGATTAAACTGAGCTCCCCGGCCTCCATCAACTCTAAAGTGTCTGCGATCTCTCTGCCAGCATCTTTCCCAGCTGCTGGTTCCCAGTGCCTCATCTCTGGCTGGGGAAACACCCTCAGCAGTGGCT CCAACTACCCTAACCTCCTGCAGTGTCTGAATGCTCCCATCCTCTCCGATAGTTCTTGCCGCAGTTCCTACCCAAACCAGATCACCAGCAACATGTTCTGTGCAGGCTTCCTAGAGGGTGGAAAGGACTCCTGCCAG GGTGACTCTGGTGGCCCTGTGGCTTGCAGTGGAGTGCTCCAGGGCATTGTCTCCTGGGGCTATGGCTGTGCTCAGAGAAACAAGCCTGGTGTCTACACCAAGGTCTACAACTACGTGAACTGGATTAGGCAGACCATCGCTGCCAACTAA
- the LOC124243892 gene encoding trypsin-like, translated as MKTFIFLALLGASVASSTDDDDKIVGGYTCQANSVPYQVSLNVGYHICGGSLISNQWVVSAAHCYQSRFQVRLGEHNIAVTEGNEQFINSAKVIRHPSYNSRTYDNDILLIKLSSPASINSKVSAISLPASFPAAGAQCLISGWGNTLSSGSNYPNLLQCLNAPILSDSSCRSSYPNQITSNMFCAGFLEGGKDSCQGDSGGPVACSGVLQGIVSWGYGCAQRNKPGVYTKVYNYVNWIRQTIAAN; from the exons TTGCTTCCTCCACTGACGATGATGACAAGATTGTCGGGGGCTACACCTGCCAGGCGAATTCCGTGCCCTACCAGGTGTCTCTGAACGTCGGCTACCACATCTGCGGTGGCTCACTCATCAGTAACCAGTGGGTTGTGTCTGCTGCTCACTGCTACCAGTC CCGATTCCAGGTGCGTCTGGGAGAACACAACATTGCAGTCACTGAGGGCAATGAGCAATTCATTAATTCAGCCAAGGTCATCCGCCACCCCAGCTACAATTCAAGGACCTACGATAATGACATCCTGCTGATTAAACTGAGCTCCCCGGCCTCCATCAACTCTAAAGTGTCTGCGATCTCTCTGCCAGCATCTTTCCCAGCTGCTGGTGCCCAGTGCCTCATCTCTGGCTGGGGAAACACCCTCAGCAGTGGCT CCAACTACCCTAACCTCCTGCAGTGTCTGAATGCTCCCATCCTCTCCGATAGTTCTTGCCGCAGTTCCTACCCAAACCAGATCACCAGCAACATGTTCTGTGCAGGCTTCCTAGAGGGTGGAAAGGACTCCTGCCAG GGTGACTCTGGTGGCCCTGTGGCTTGCAGTGGAGTGCTCCAGGGCATTGTCTCCTGGGGCTATGGCTGTGCTCAGAGAAACAAGCCTGGTGTCTACACCAAGGTCTACAATTACGTGAACTGGATTAGGCAGACCATCGCTGCCAACTAA